Proteins from a genomic interval of Rhizobium etli CFN 42:
- a CDS encoding branched-chain amino acid aminotransferase, protein MTVTSASPEIKIELHKSPVSDAERLQALEAPGFGKLFTDHMVLARWTADKGWHDAKVTPRRPLELDPASAVLHYAQEIFEGMKAYKADDGRILLFRPEENARRFAQSATRMAMPPVPEELFLKAVEALVRVDKGWIPSGDASLYLRPFMFANEAFLGVRPAQEYVFCVIASPVGAYFKGGAKAVSLWVETEYTRAASGGTGAAKCGGNYAASLVAQAEASKRGCDQVVFLDAAEHRWVEELGGMNVFFVMNDGSMVTPPLGGTILPGITRASVIVLAEERGFRVEQRPYSFAEWQEDAASGKLVEAFACGTAAVLAGIGLVRHAGGEFLVGDGQTGKLTSELRQQLVSLQKGVTNDVHGWTRLIPA, encoded by the coding sequence ATGACCGTGACGTCGGCCTCTCCGGAAATCAAAATCGAACTCCACAAATCTCCCGTCTCGGACGCCGAACGTCTCCAGGCACTGGAGGCGCCCGGCTTCGGCAAGCTCTTCACCGATCACATGGTCCTGGCACGATGGACGGCCGACAAGGGCTGGCACGATGCGAAGGTTACGCCCAGGCGCCCCTTGGAACTCGATCCTGCGAGCGCCGTCCTGCACTACGCTCAGGAAATCTTCGAAGGCATGAAAGCCTACAAGGCGGACGATGGCCGGATTCTGCTCTTTCGGCCTGAAGAGAACGCACGCCGCTTCGCGCAGTCGGCGACCCGCATGGCGATGCCTCCCGTGCCCGAAGAACTCTTCCTGAAGGCGGTCGAAGCACTGGTCCGTGTCGACAAGGGCTGGATTCCCTCGGGCGACGCCAGCCTCTACCTTCGCCCCTTCATGTTCGCCAACGAAGCATTCCTCGGCGTTCGTCCGGCTCAGGAATATGTCTTCTGCGTCATCGCCTCTCCGGTCGGCGCCTACTTCAAGGGCGGCGCGAAGGCCGTCTCTCTTTGGGTCGAAACCGAATACACCCGTGCAGCCAGCGGCGGCACCGGCGCTGCAAAATGCGGCGGAAACTACGCAGCCAGCCTCGTGGCGCAAGCCGAGGCGTCGAAGAGGGGTTGCGATCAGGTCGTCTTCCTCGACGCCGCGGAGCATCGCTGGGTCGAAGAACTCGGCGGCATGAACGTCTTCTTCGTGATGAATGATGGATCGATGGTGACCCCGCCCCTTGGCGGCACGATCCTGCCGGGCATCACCCGGGCTTCCGTCATCGTGCTCGCAGAGGAACGGGGCTTTCGCGTGGAGCAGCGTCCCTACTCCTTCGCGGAATGGCAAGAGGATGCCGCCAGTGGCAAGCTCGTCGAAGCCTTCGCTTGCGGTACTGCCGCGGTCCTGGCGGGCATCGGCCTGGTTCGGCATGCCGGCGGCGAGTTTCTGGTCGGAGACGGCCAGACCGGCAAGCTGACCAGCGAACTGCGCCAGCAGCTCGTCAGCTTGCAGAAGGGCGTAACGAACGATGTGCACGGCTGGACCCGCCTCATCCCGGCCTGA
- a CDS encoding ribbon-helix-helix domain-containing protein: MAKMTISLPDSLADYISRHVASGRYDSADAFMAELIVKDQDHRKLDDDELREILRQAEESGISDRRIPDILLESKAKLRDNHL; the protein is encoded by the coding sequence ATGGCGAAAATGACGATCTCGCTCCCGGATAGTCTGGCGGATTACATCTCGCGCCATGTCGCAAGCGGCAGATACGACAGCGCCGACGCATTCATGGCGGAGCTGATCGTGAAGGACCAGGACCATCGCAAGCTCGACGACGACGAACTGCGCGAGATCCTGAGGCAGGCCGAGGAGAGCGGTATCAGCGATCGGCGCATTCCCGATATCCTGTTGGAATCGAAGGCGAAGCTGCGTGACAACCACCTATAG
- a CDS encoding type II toxin-antitoxin system RelE/ParE family toxin, translating to MTTTYRLTRTTDAVLSGIDEYANLHFGEAQADAYLLDWDRIFILLSRVPAMGDECDALGAGLRRLHIAFYREIPNGILVIDIIGADRLAEGHLQSNRRSGPTAPHAP from the coding sequence GTGACAACCACCTATAGGCTGACCCGGACGACCGACGCCGTACTGTCAGGCATCGACGAATATGCCAATCTGCATTTCGGCGAAGCGCAGGCGGATGCCTACCTTCTCGACTGGGACCGGATTTTCATACTTCTTTCGCGCGTACCCGCCATGGGCGACGAGTGCGACGCGCTTGGCGCCGGCCTGCGCCGCCTCCATATCGCCTTCTACCGGGAAATACCCAACGGCATCCTCGTCATCGACATCATCGGCGCCGACCGGCTTGCCGAAGGACATCTTCAGTCCAACCGACGATCCGGACCGACCGCCCCCCATGCCCCATGA
- a CDS encoding class I SAM-dependent DNA methyltransferase, which yields MPHDSTSAFYDNNAEIYANRARSLPKQKLDAFLARLAPGAAILELGCGGGQDSAYMLSQGFDVTPTDGSPELAAQAEARIGRKVMVMLFEDLNAEAAFDGVWAEASLLHVARSTLPEIFARIHRALRTGGILHASFKSGEAEGHDGFGRYYNYPSADWLSALLTAGGWRNLAVEESNGGGYDGKPTRWLIVSAQR from the coding sequence ATGCCCCATGACAGCACCTCCGCCTTCTACGACAACAACGCAGAAATATATGCCAACCGCGCGCGCAGCCTGCCGAAACAGAAACTCGACGCTTTTCTTGCCCGACTTGCGCCGGGGGCCGCGATCCTCGAACTTGGCTGCGGCGGCGGCCAGGACAGCGCCTACATGCTCTCTCAAGGTTTCGACGTGACGCCAACCGACGGCTCACCCGAACTCGCGGCACAGGCCGAGGCGCGAATCGGCAGGAAGGTCATGGTGATGCTGTTTGAGGATCTCAACGCCGAGGCCGCGTTCGACGGCGTCTGGGCCGAAGCGAGCCTCCTTCATGTCGCGAGGTCGACCCTGCCCGAGATCTTCGCCCGTATTCACCGCGCGCTCAGAACCGGCGGCATCCTCCACGCAAGCTTCAAGTCGGGAGAAGCCGAAGGGCATGATGGCTTCGGGCGCTATTACAACTATCCATCCGCCGATTGGCTGTCGGCGCTTTTGACGGCGGGCGGCTGGCGCAACCTCGCTGTAGAGGAAAGCAACGGCGGCGGATATGACGGCAAGCCGACCCGCTGGCTCATTGTGAGTGCGCAACGATAA
- a CDS encoding DUF2231 domain-containing protein encodes MAVLSPNDRDATAYPIQSLFVPFPFVCFTLALATDIAFWQSNNLMWQNFSAWLLCAGLVLGVIAILAGLIDLVRPRTRALRAAFPSVLLYLIILALAFLNSLVHAGDGWTAVVPYGLTLSAVTSALCLVAAAVSARKYARLAWRI; translated from the coding sequence ATGGCTGTACTTTCCCCCAACGATCGAGACGCGACCGCCTATCCGATACAGTCGCTCTTCGTCCCGTTCCCTTTCGTCTGCTTCACGCTTGCGCTCGCGACCGATATCGCCTTCTGGCAGAGCAACAACCTCATGTGGCAGAACTTCTCCGCCTGGCTGTTGTGCGCCGGCCTGGTGCTCGGCGTGATTGCGATCCTGGCTGGCTTGATTGATCTCGTGCGGCCCCGCACCCGTGCGTTGCGGGCGGCTTTCCCGTCTGTGCTTCTATACCTGATCATCCTCGCCCTTGCTTTCCTGAACAGCCTTGTCCATGCCGGCGACGGATGGACTGCCGTGGTTCCTTATGGACTGACGCTCTCGGCCGTTACATCAGCGCTTTGCCTGGTGGCAGCCGCTGTTTCCGCCCGCAAGTATGCCAGATTGGCGTGGAGGATATGA